In Primulina eburnea isolate SZY01 chromosome 5, ASM2296580v1, whole genome shotgun sequence, a single window of DNA contains:
- the LOC140831841 gene encoding uncharacterized protein: MKCDYCHWPGHTKANCFKLIGYPPGHRMHKNQNKGSNSKHRNDWNKTLRPSANVNMMNNAESRTDKTEIKADGAKGVLEHGNIALSLKPQAHLLKNIGDSGYLKNRIPTPHLAHKTHYEMLFHKPLLYSHLCVFDCLCYASVFPHPDTFSPRASSCLFLGYLTYQKGYKPTPSSHAFIHTPSPSLVNDSDIPLTTPSSPEVDLMTLPLVVPVLIPLVLKCAFPFYISYSKFSPQYQAFVSSISSIRATFDEAITDPRWQAVMDHELAAMDSNHTWDAVDLPLRKKPIRNKWVYKVKYRANGSVDPFKARLVAKGYTQLAGIDYHDNFSLMAKIVTGELDEEIYIVLPRALALMGGRYVDCSNPYMVSSKLRENGTKSLQKTEKSITILLVYVDDIVITGNDGASIADL, translated from the exons ATGAAATGTGACTATTGCCATTGGCCTGGCCATACAAAAGCGAATTGTTTTAAGCTAATTGGATATCCTCCTGGCCATAGGATGCACAAAAATCAGAACAAAGGATCAAATTCTAAGCATCGAAATGACTGGAATAAGACCTTGAGACCATCAGCGAATGTTAATATGATGAATAATGCTGAATCCAGGACTGATAAAACAGAAATCAAGGCTGATGGAGCTAAAGGAGTGCT CGAACATGGAAATATTGCTCTATCTTTAAAACCTCAGGCACATTTGCTCAAAAATATTGGGGATAGTGGGTACCTCAAAAACAGAATTCCTACTCCACATCTAGCACACAAGACACATTATGAAATGCTTTTCCATAAACCACTTTTGTATTCACATCTTTGTGTGTTTGATTGTCTTTGTTATGCCTCTGTTTTCCCTCACCCAGATACGTTTTCCCCTCGAGCAAGTTCCTGCCTTTTCCTTGGTTATTTGACTTATCAAAAGGGATATAAA CCTACACCTAGCAGTCATGCTTTTATTCACACTCCTTCGCCTTCCTTGGTTAATGATAGTGATATCCCATTGACCACACCTTCTTCACCTGAAGTTGATCTTATGACCTTGCCCCTGGTTGTTCCAGTGTTAATTCCCCTTGTTCTCAAGTGTGCATTCCCCTTC TACATTTCTTATTCTAAATTTTCTCCTCAATATCAAGCTTTTGTTTCCTCTATTTCTTCCATTCGTGCTACCTTTGATGAGGCAATTACAGATCCTCGGTGGCAGGCAGTCATGGATCACGAGCTTGCTGCCATGGACAGTAACCACACTTGGGATGCCGTTGATTTACCCCTGAGAAAGAAACCAATTAGAAACAAGTGGGTGTACAAAGTTAAATATAGAGCTAATGGTAGCGTGGATCCTTTCAAGGCTCGGTTGGTTGCTAAGGGTTATACGCAACTTGCTGGTATCGATTATCATGATAATTTTTCTCTGATGGCTAAGATCGTTACA GGGGAGTTGGATGAGGAAATTTACATTGTTCTTCCTCGAGCATTGGCACTCATGGGGGGAAGGTATGTAGATTGCTCAAATCCTTACATGGTCTCAAGCAAGCTTCGAGAAAACGGAACCAAAAGTTTGCAA AAAACAGAGAAGAGTATTACGATCCTACTAgtttatgtggatgatattGTGATTACGGGGAATGATGGTGCTTCGATTGCAGATCTTTAG
- the LOC140831958 gene encoding vacuolar protein sorting-associated protein 32 homolog 1-like has product MFSGLFAKPKQETNALATLDKLNETLEMLEKKEKVLLKKAAAEVEKAKDFTRAKNKRAAIQCLKRKKLYEQQIEQLGNFQLRIHDQMIMLEGAKATTETVDALRTGAAAMKAMQKATNIDDVDKTMDEINEQTENMKQIQEALSAPLGAAADFDEDELEAELEELEEAELEEQLLYPATTAPIRVPAGRQPAKKVEDEDDELAELQREMAL; this is encoded by the exons ATGTTTTCGGGACTCTTCGCAAAGCCTAAGCAAGAGACGAACGCTCTTGCTACTTTAGACAAGTTAAACGAG ACTCTTGAAATGTTAGAGAAAAAAGAGAAAGTTCTCTTGAAGAAGGCTGCCGCAGAAGTCGAAAAGGCTAAGGACTTTACTAGAGCTAAAAATAAAAGGG cGGCCATACAATGTTTAAAGAGGAAAAAGCTTTATGAACAGCAAATTGAACAGCTAGGAAATTTCCAATTGCGCATTCATGACCAG ATGATAATGCTAGAGGGGGCAAAAGCCACAACAGAAACGGTTGACGCTTTGAGAACTGGAGCAGCTGCAATGAAAGCTATGCAGAAGGCCAC TAATATAGATGACGTGGACAAAACAATGGATGAGATCAATGAGCAGACTGAAAATATGAAACAAATTCAGGAAGCATTATCAGCACCACTTGGTGCAGCAGCTGATTTTGATGAA GATGAGTTGGAGGCAGAGCTTGAAGAACTTGAAGAAGCTGAGCTGGAGGAACAGCTCCTGTATCCTGCGACGACTGCTCCTATTCGAGTTCCTGCTGGGAGGCAACCAGCAAAGAAGGTCGAAGATGAGGATGATGAACTTGCTGAATTGCAGAGGGAAATGGCCCTTTAA
- the LOC140831957 gene encoding LOW QUALITY PROTEIN: vacuolar-processing enzyme-like (The sequence of the model RefSeq protein was modified relative to this genomic sequence to represent the inferred CDS: deleted 1 base in 1 codon), with amino-acid sequence MTNRSACALYLLLFSIVAIADARDGFIVLPSEEARVFFDVTGGAEDDSVGIRWAVLLAGSSGYWNYRHQADVCHAYQILKKGGLKDENIVVFMYDDIAFNVENPRPGVIINSPHGEDVYKGVPKDYIGDDVTVDNFFAVLLGNKTAVRGGSGKVVDSGPNDHIFIFYSDHGGPGVLGMPTFPYLYADNLINVLKQKHASGTYRSLVFYLEACESGSMFEGLLPEGLNIYATTASNAEESSWGTYCPGEYPNPPPEYETCLGDLYSVSWMEDCDIHNLRTETLRQQYQLVKTRTANENSYYGSHVMQYGDLKLSVGNLYTYLGTDPANDNFTFVDENSLRPSSKAVDQRDADLLHFWHKYRKAPVDSARKVSAQKQLAEAMGHRSHIDHSIELVGKLLFGIDKGPQMLKTLRPAGQPLVDDWDCLRSMVRSFETHCGALSQYGMKHMRSIANICNAGVKIEQMAEASAQACTSFLPILGVLSIGASVLDVCQ; translated from the exons ATGACGAATCGCTCCGCCTGTGCGCTATACCTCCTTTTATTCTCCATAGTAGCCATCGCCGATGCCCGGGATGGCTTTATCGTGCTTCCCTCTGAGGAAGCACGCGTATTCTTCGACGTAACCGGCGGAGCTGAGGACGATTCCGTGGGGATCAGGTGGGCTGTCTTGTTGGCCGGATCCTCTGGTTACTGGAATTACCGCCATCAG GCTGATGTATGCCATGCATATCAAATCCTAAAAAAAGGTGGTCTCAAGGATGAAAATATTGTGGTTTTCATGTATGATGACATTGCTTTCAATGTAGAAAACCCAAGGCCAGGGGTCATCATTAACAGTCCTCATGGTGAGGATGTCTATAAGGGAGTTCCAAAG GATTATATTGGAGATGATGTAACTGTGGACAACTTTTTTGCCGTGCTTCTTGGGAATAAAACTGCTGTTAGAGGAGGTAGCGGGAAGGTTGTCGACAGTGGTCCAAATGATCATATATTCATATTCTATTCTGATCATGGTGGTCCTGGGGTGCTTG GGATGCCTACATTTCCTTATCTATATGCGGACAATCTGATCAACGTTTTGAAGCAGAAACATGCCTCTGGAACATATAGGAGCTTG GTATTTTACCTTGAAGCTTGTGAATCTGGAAGTATGTTTGAGGGTCTTCTTCCTGAAGGCCTGAATATTTATGCAACCACTGCATCAAATGCGGAAGAGAGTAGCTGGGGAACCTATTGCCCTGGAGAATATCCCAATCCTCCCCCAGAATACGAAACTTGCTTGGGTGACCTGTATAGTGTTTCCTGGATGGAGGACTG TGATATCCACAACCTTCGGACTGAAACCTTAAGACAACAATATCAACTG GTTAAGACACGAACTGCTAATGAGAATTCTTACTATGGCTCCCATGTGATGCAATATGGTGATCTGAAGCTAAGTGTGGGTAATCTTTACACATACTTGGGTACTGATCCTGCAAATGATAATTTCACTTTTGTTGATGAAAATTCTCTTCGGCCATCTTCAAAAGCTGTTGATCAGCGAGATGCCGATCTTCTACATTTTTGGCATAAG TATCGCAAAGCTCCTGTAGACTCTGCTCGGAAAGTTTCAGCTCAAAAGCAGCTGGCTGAAGCTATGGGACACCGAAGTCATATTGACCACAGTATCGAACTTGTTGGAAAACTTCTTTTCGGAATTGACAAGGGTCCTCAAATGTTGAAGACCCTTCGACCTGCTGGGCAGCCGCTTGTTGATGACTGGGATTGCCTCAGATCAATG GTTAGAAGCTTTGAGACTCATTGTGGAGCGCTGTCTCAGTATGGGATGAAGCACATGCGCTCGATTGCCAATATCTGCAATGCTGGTGTGAAAATAGAACAGATGGCAGAGGCCTCAGCTCAAGCCTGCACCAGT TTCCTTCCAATTCTTGGAGTTCTCTCCATAGGGGCTTCAGTGCTTGATGTCTGTCAGTAA
- the LOC140831532 gene encoding protein neprosin-like, with protein MEFRWMVVIYFLQISLSIVSSDMVVNVSLSKQESFRKTNLQKLHAVTSIQSEDGDIIDCINIYKQPAFDHPTLMDHKIQLYPSNAIKTDAASSTKGKKMSVGRNVDTSRTVTTQLWQRSGSCPKGTIPIRRTQGNHVPNKDKIDGYGRKKPTVLHYDEKSNESKMLYLQQINHSLAILHTEGYAYLGAKGDIKVWNPSVESDDEYSTSQVALKSGPYYDYESMESGWAVNPSVYGDRQTRLFVYWTADASKETGCFDLTCPGFVQISNEIALGAAIYPISNPTGLPYQITIYIHKDSATNNWWVQYGERINIGYWPPKLFSALSHHAETVQWGGEVYSSRVGTHPHTGTGMGSGHFADYVSGDSGYVKRMRVLENNLILRFPQWVFSYTDEYDCYDTYYISDYVQDPEFYYGGPGRNPRCP; from the exons ATGGAATTCAGATGGATGGTTGTGATATATTTCTTGCAAATTTCTTTATCGATAGTTAGTAGTGATATGGTAGTCAATGTCTCTCTATCAAAACAAGAATCATTTAGGAAAACAAATCTtcagaaacttcatgcagttACAAGCATTCAG AGTGAGGATGGAGATATCATTGATTGCATAAACATCTACAAACAGCCAGCTTTTGATCATCCTACTTTGATGGATCACAAAATCCAG TTGTACCCCAGCAACGCCATAAAGACGGATGCAGCATCCTCGACGAAAGGCAAGAAAATGTCTGTGGGAAGAAATGTAGACACTTCCAGGACTGTCACGACTCAACTCTGGCAGAGAAGTGGTAGTTGTCCAAAAGGAACGATTCCCATTCGAAGAACACAAGGAAACCACGTTCCAAACAAAGACAAAATCGATGGCTATGGTAGGAAAAAGCCTACTGTTCTGCATTATGATGAGAAGTCTAATGAAAGTAAAATGTTATATCTTCAACAGATAAATCACTCG CTGGCAATCTTGCACACAGAAGGGTATGCTTATTTAGGAGCCAAAGGAGACATCAAGGTTTGGAACCCTTCGGTAGAATCAGATGATGAATACAGCACTTCTCAGGTGGCTTTAAAAAGCGGCCCCTACTATGATTATGAATCGATGGAATCAGGATGGGCTGTGAATCCCAGTGTCTACGGAGATAGGCAGACTCGACTATTTGTGTATTGGACC GCTGATGCTTCAAAGGAAACAGGGTGCTTCGATCTTACTTGTCCTGGATTTGTTCAAATCAGCAATGAGATAGCGCTTGGTGCCGCAATCTATCCTATTTCAAATCCTACTGGCCTCCCATATCAAATAACCATTTACATCCACAAG GATTCCGCCACAAATAACTGGTGGGTGCAATATGGAGAACGAATCAACATCGGATACTGGCCGCCCAAACTCTTCAGTGCTCTCAGCCACCACGCCGAGACCGTACAATGGGGCGGCGAAGTCTACAGCTCGAGAGTGGGAACACATCCCCACACCGGCACGGGCATGGGCAGCGGCCACTTCGCGGACTACGTATCCGGTGATTCCGGGTACGTAAAGAGAATGCGAGTACTCGAAAACAACCTGATTTTGAGGTTTCCGCAATGGGTATTCAGTTACACAGATGAATATGATTGCTACGATACGTATTATATCAGTGATTATGTGCAAGATCCTGAGTTCTACTATGGAGGACCTGGTAGAAATCCCAGATGTCCTTGA
- the LOC140831960 gene encoding phospholipid-transporting ATPase 2: MRRRVYINDDNLAEDLYGDNRISNRKYTIWNFLPKNLWEQFSRLMNQYFLLIACLQLWPLITPVNPASTWGPLIFIFAVSATKEAWDDYNRYISDKKANEKEVWIVRQGIKKLIQAQDIKVGNIVWLRENDEVPCDLVLLGTADPLGICYVETAALDGETDLKTRMIPSACMGMDFELLHKIKGVIECPSPDKDIRRCDANMRLFPPFIDNDICPLTIKNTVLQSCYLRNTEWACGVAVYTGNETKLGMSRGVPEPKLTAVDAMIDKLTGAIFVFQIVVVIVLGIAGNVWKDTEARKQWYVQYPNEGPWYELLIIPLRFELLCSIMIPISIKVSLDLVKSLYAKFIDWDDQMVDLETGTRSHATNTAISEDLGQVEYILTDKTGTLTENKMVFRRCCINGSYYGNETGDALSDAEMLNAVSSGTPDVIRFLKVMAICNTVIPVKSNSGTISYKAQSQDEEALVRAAAQLLMVFAKKSGNIVDINFNSSLTQYEVLDILEFTSDRKRMSIVLKDCQSGKILLLSKGADESILPHARAGQQIRTFAEAVEQYAQLGLRTLCLAWRELDDEEYQEWASLFNEANSTLVDREWRVAEVCQRLEHGFDILGVAAIEDRLQDGVPETIQTLRKAGINFWMLTGDKQNTAIQIALSCNFVSPEPKGQLLILNGKTEDEVCRNLERVLLTMRITDAEPKDIAFVVDGWALEIALKHYSKSFTELAILSRTAICCRVTPSQKAQLVELLKSCDYRTLAIGDGGNDVRMIQQADIGVGISGREGLQAARAADYSIGKFRFLKRLILVHGRYSYNRTAFLSQYSFYKSLLICFIQIFFSFISGISGTSLFNSVSLMAYNVFYTSVPVLVNVLDKDLSEKTVMRHPQILFYCQAGRLLNPSTFAGWFGRSLFHAIVVFGMTIHSYALEKSEMEEISMVALSGCIWLQAFVVAIETNSFTALQHLAIWGNLVAFYAINWIVSALPSSGMYTIMFRLCRQQSYWCTMIVIVAAGMGPVLALKYFRYTYRSSKINILQQAERLGGPILSLGNIEPQLRSLEKDLSPLSISQSRNRNSVSEPLLSDSPNATRRSIGTGAPFDFFQSQSRLSSIYSRNSKDN, translated from the exons ATGAGGCGACGTGTTTATATAAACGACGACAATCTAGCTGAGGATCTCTACGGTGATAATCGGATATCTAACAGAAAGTATACCATATGGAACTTTCTCCCAAAAAATTTATGGGAACAATTCAG CCGACTTATGAATCAGTACTTTTTGTTGATTGCGTGCCTTCAACTATGGCCTCTGATAACTCCAGTGAATCCTGCTAGTACATGGGGTCCTCTTATATTCATATTTGCAGTCTCTGCAACAAAAGAAGCATGGGATGATTACAATAGATATATCTCCGATAAGAAAGCAAATGAGAAAGAAGTGTGGATTGTGCGGCAAGGAATCAAAAAGCTG ATTCAAGCTCAAGACATTAAGGTCGGTAACATTGTTTGGCTGCGTGAAAATGATGAAGTACCTTGTGATCTTGTCCTACTTGGCACTGCTGATCCACTGGGTATATGCTATGTGGAG ACAGCAGCACTAGATGGTGAGACTGACCTGAAAACACGAATGATACCTTCTGCTTGCATGGGAATGGATTTTGAGTTGCTGCACAAAATCAAG GGAGTAATTGAGTGTCCAAGTCCTGATAAAGATATTAGAAGATGTGATGCAAACATGCGGCTGTTTCCTCCATTTATTGATAATGATATATGCCCGCTGACCATAAAAAATACAGTTCTTCAATCATGCTACTTAAGGAATACAGAGTGGGCATGTGGAGTTGCTGTTTACACAG GCAATGAAACCAAGCTAGGCATGAGTAGAGGAGTACCCGAACCAAAGCTTACAGCTGTAGATGCAATGATTGACAAATTGACTGGAGCAATATTTGTCTTCCAGATAGTTGTCGTTATCGTTCTAGGCATAGCTGGGAATGTTTGGAAGGATACAGAAGCGAGGAAG CAATGGTATGTCCAATATCCAAATGAAGGGCCTTGGTATGAACTGCTCATCATACCTCTGCGATTTGAGCTTCTTTGCTCCATTATGATCCCCATATCTATAAAG GTATCCTTAGATCTTGTGAAAAGCCTGTATGCAAAATTTATTGATTGGGATGACCAGATGGTTGATCTAGAGACTGGAACTCGGTCTCATGCGACCAA CACAGCTATTAGTGAGGATTTGGGGCAAGTTGAATATATATTGACAGATAAAACCGGAACACTTACTGAAAATAAAATGGTATTCAGAAGATGTTGCATAAACGGATCTTATTATGGGAATGAGACTGGGGATGCTTTATCAG ATGCAGAAATGCTTAATGCTGTCTCGAGTGGAACTCCTGATGTGATTCGATTTCTAAAAGTTATGGCCATTTGCAATACTGTTATTCCCGTGAAAAG CAATAGCGGCACAATTTCATACAAGGCACAATCCCAAGATGAAGAAGCTCTTGTACGTGCTGCTGCACAGTTGCTTATGGTTTTTGCAAAGAAGAGTGGCAATATTGTTG ACATCAACTTTAATTCCTCACTAACACAGTATGAAGTGCTAGACATTCTAGAATTCACTTCTGATCGGAAAAGGATGTCTATAGTGCTTAAAGACTGTCAAAGTGGGAAGATTTTACTTCTGTCTAAAGGAGCAGACGAATCTATTCTTCCTCACGCACGTGCAG GGCAACAGATAAGGACCTTTGCTGAAGCTGTGGAACAATATGCTCAACTAGGCCTCAGGACCTTGTGCCTCGCTTGGCGTGAATTAGATGATGAAGAGTATCAAGAATGGGCGTCATTGTTCAATGAGGCTAATAGTACATTAGTTGATAGAGAG TGGAGAGTGGCTGAAGTCTGCCAGAGATTAGAGCATGGTTTTGATATTCTTGGTGTTGCTGCCATAGAAGATCGCTTGCAG GATGGTGTTCCAGAAACAATCCAGACACTCAGGAAAGCAGGCATTAACTTTTGGATGCTGACTGGAGACAAGCAAAACACTGCTATTCAGATTGCTCTTTCCTGCAATTTCGTGTCCCCAG AGCCGAAAGGTCAGCTTCTGATACTTAATGGGAAAACTGAGGATGAAGTGTGTAGGAATCTAGAAAGAGTGTTGCTTACAATGAGAATCACGGATGCAGAACCTAAG GATATAGCTTTTGTTGTTGATGGGTGGGCTCTTGAGATTGCCCTTAAGCACTATAGTAAATCATTCACAGAACTTGCAATTTTGTCGAGGACAGCAATATGTTGCCGCGTTACTCCATCTCAAAAAGCACAG CTTGTAGAACTTTTGAAATCATGCGACTACAGGACACTGGCCATTGGGGACGGTGGAAATGATGTCAGGATGATTCAACAGGCTGATATAGGGGTTGGCATCAGTGGCAGAGAAGGACTGCAGGCAGCAAGGGCTGCTGATTATAGCATTGGAA AATTCAGATTTTTGAAAAGGTTGATACTTGTGCATGGACGCTACTCTTATAATCGCACGGCATTTCTTTCCCAATATTCCTTTTATAAATCCTTGCTGATCTGCTTTATCCAGATTTT TTTCTCTTTCATTTCAGGCATCTCAGGGACCAGTCTTTTCAACTCTGTCAGCTTGATGGCTTATAATGTTTTTTACACTAGTGTTCCTGTGTTGGTCAATGTCCTTGACAAAGATCTCAGTGAAAAAACTGTAATGCGACATCCTCAAATTCTATTTTACTGCCAAGCTGGAAG ACTTCTTAATCCTAGTACATTTGCGGGATGGTTTGGGCGATCTCTCTTTCAT GCAATTGTTGTTTTTGGCATGACCATACACTCTTACGCTCTTGAGAAAAGTGAGATGGAGGAGATATCTATGGTGGCACTATCTGGATGTATTTGGTTGCAGGCATTTGTTGTTGCAATAGAAACCAA TTCTTTTACAGCGTTGCAACATTTGGCAATATGGGGGAACCTGGTGGCCTTCTATGCCATCAACTGGATTGTTAGCGCTCTCCCGTCATCCGGGATGTACACAATAATGTTTCGTCTATGTAGGCAGCAATCATACTGGTGCACAATGATT GTAATTGTGGCGGCAGGAATGGGTCCTGTCCTTGCTTTGAAGTACTTTCGATACACATACAGGTCAAGCAAAATCAACATACTCCAACAAGCCGAACGTTTGGGAGGGCCAATCCTGTCACTGGGGAACATTGAGCCCCAGTTGAGATCTTTGGAGAAAGATCTTTCCCCTTTATCTATATCACAATCCAGGAACCGCAATTCTGTATCCGAACCTCTGCTGTCTGATTCTCCCAATGCCACAAGACGTTCTATCGGAACAGGAGCACCATTTGATTTCTTCCAGTCACAGTCTAGATTATCTTCAATTTATTCAAGAAATAGCAAGGATAACTGA